The Candidatus Polarisedimenticolaceae bacterium genome window below encodes:
- a CDS encoding sigma-70 family RNA polymerase sigma factor, which yields MDRRIEEAALRERSRLGRFIRRRVADPSDAEDILQDVFAQLLEANRLLMPIEHVTGWLFQVARNRIVDLFRRPHEESASDFEDLLPSSGGGPDERYLRSLVLEELEHALADLPAEQRDAFVAHEIDGESFKDMSKRTGVAVNTLLSRKHTAVLFLRERLQELYDELKKA from the coding sequence ATGGACCGGCGGATCGAGGAGGCTGCTCTCCGCGAGCGCTCGCGCCTCGGCCGCTTCATCCGCCGGCGCGTCGCCGATCCGAGCGACGCCGAGGACATCCTGCAGGACGTGTTCGCGCAGCTCCTCGAGGCGAACCGCCTGCTGATGCCGATCGAGCACGTCACCGGCTGGCTGTTCCAGGTGGCGCGCAACCGGATCGTCGATCTCTTCCGCAGGCCGCACGAGGAGAGCGCGAGCGATTTCGAAGACCTCTTGCCGTCCTCCGGCGGAGGGCCGGACGAGCGGTACTTGCGATCGCTCGTCCTCGAGGAGCTCGAGCACGCGCTCGCGGATCTTCCCGCGGAGCAACGCGACGCGTTCGTCGCGCACGAGATCGACGGCGAAAGCTTCAAGGACATGTCGAAGAGAACCGGCGTCGCCGTGAACACGCTCCTATCGCGCAAGCACACCGCCGTGCTCTTTCTCCGCGAGCGTTTGCAAGAGCTCTACGACGAGTTGAAGAAAGCATGA
- a CDS encoding protein kinase encodes MPLSSGSRLGLYEIVAPLGAGGMGEVYRARDTKLGRDVAIKVLPPAFAADPERLARFEREAKVLASLSHPNIAGIFGLHEENGTGFLAMEMVAGEDLAEILKRGPLPSSEVADIARQIAEALEAAHEQGIVHRDLKPANVRITPDGKVKVLDFGLAKALESATTSDSGAGMSPTITSLGTVAGVILGTAAYMAPEQARGKGVDKRADIWAFGCVLFEMLSGKRPFDGETVSDTLAAVLAKDADWSALPASTPAKVRHLLERCLEKDPKRRLRDIGDARLELDEVLADRTASGRVRVPPAAEVTAPARSRWAIPAMIACLVVGGVVGAFAIPRKPAAAGGTVRLDLEFPKDVKVAYYAVNAAGSTIGAIGKPRVAPGEPDQPARVYVRGLGSGSFSAVPGTEGVVGFGFTADGRSLTAAVPATVGSSQLNIVLFSLDGQRPPLTEVPFNPRWSAFGDLRSGGFLALRDSSELDRFDAASGKLEAPVKIDRAGETGPITLVGMALPGDEAILLHAIAYGEKGWYYRVGVLDLRSHKVTYLLDDAGFPRYSPTGHIVFSRGDTLLAVPFDAKSLKLTGAPVPIANGIQTQYAFIPAQFGLSDNGVLIYEPGGRTAETRHLGVIDAAGRVTPIIDEPHAYQSVRADPSGGGRFIATITNGHGIDEMFTGRVDEGGLRRVQAYPQADIFTPVIAWDGHTVCFGRRGRDADDGFYVKDLDGTAEPRRIAPLPPNANNQTIIGGVTRDGAGFVLTQQGVDQKGDIYYVPIPAPGAPLSQPKAIVSGPADESFAGLSPDGRFLGWISDESGRKELYVATFGAGGAVGTPVRVTRGGADQFVWYPDGRGVRLRDADGRFFDLPLTTTPSIVAGAPKLLFEGAKPNVQTANLFPDGRQLLLIRGENELNGEVGRLAVVLGFNDELAAKMKAAR; translated from the coding sequence ATGCCGCTCTCTTCCGGATCCCGCCTCGGCCTCTACGAGATCGTCGCCCCTCTCGGTGCCGGCGGGATGGGCGAGGTTTACCGCGCGCGCGACACGAAGCTCGGCCGCGACGTCGCCATCAAAGTGTTGCCCCCGGCGTTCGCCGCCGATCCGGAGCGCCTCGCCCGCTTCGAACGTGAGGCGAAGGTGCTCGCGTCCCTGAGCCATCCCAACATCGCCGGGATCTTCGGACTTCACGAGGAGAACGGGACCGGCTTCCTCGCGATGGAGATGGTCGCCGGCGAGGACCTCGCCGAGATCCTGAAGCGCGGCCCGCTTCCCTCGAGCGAAGTGGCCGACATCGCGCGGCAGATCGCCGAGGCGCTCGAGGCGGCGCACGAGCAGGGCATCGTTCATCGCGACCTGAAGCCCGCGAACGTCCGCATCACGCCCGACGGCAAGGTCAAGGTGCTGGACTTCGGGCTCGCGAAGGCGCTCGAGAGCGCGACCACGTCGGACTCCGGCGCGGGCATGTCGCCGACGATCACGTCGCTCGGCACCGTCGCCGGCGTGATCCTCGGAACGGCGGCGTACATGGCACCCGAGCAGGCGCGGGGCAAGGGCGTCGACAAGCGCGCCGACATCTGGGCGTTCGGGTGCGTGCTCTTCGAGATGCTCTCGGGCAAGCGCCCGTTCGACGGCGAGACCGTCTCCGACACGCTCGCCGCGGTCCTCGCCAAGGACGCCGATTGGAGCGCGCTCCCCGCGAGCACGCCTGCGAAGGTTCGTCATCTTCTCGAGCGATGCCTCGAGAAGGATCCGAAGCGGCGCCTCCGCGACATCGGCGACGCGCGGCTCGAGCTGGACGAGGTTCTCGCCGATCGTACGGCGTCGGGACGCGTTCGCGTTCCTCCGGCCGCCGAGGTGACGGCGCCGGCGCGATCGCGATGGGCGATCCCCGCCATGATCGCGTGCCTCGTCGTCGGCGGCGTCGTCGGCGCCTTCGCGATCCCGAGGAAGCCGGCGGCCGCGGGGGGCACCGTCCGCCTCGATCTCGAGTTCCCGAAGGACGTCAAGGTCGCCTACTACGCCGTCAACGCGGCCGGCTCGACGATCGGGGCGATCGGCAAGCCGCGCGTCGCGCCGGGCGAGCCGGACCAACCGGCCCGGGTCTACGTGCGCGGGCTCGGCAGCGGATCGTTCTCGGCGGTGCCGGGAACGGAGGGAGTCGTCGGCTTCGGCTTCACGGCGGACGGCCGATCGCTGACCGCCGCGGTCCCTGCGACGGTCGGCTCCTCGCAGCTCAACATCGTCCTCTTCTCCCTCGACGGACAGCGACCACCGCTCACCGAGGTTCCGTTCAACCCGAGATGGAGCGCGTTCGGCGATCTTCGGAGCGGCGGTTTTCTCGCGCTCCGGGACAGCAGCGAGCTGGATCGATTCGACGCTGCGAGCGGCAAGCTCGAAGCGCCGGTCAAGATCGATCGCGCCGGCGAGACCGGCCCGATCACGCTCGTCGGCATGGCGCTCCCCGGTGACGAGGCGATCCTCCTCCACGCGATCGCGTACGGCGAGAAGGGTTGGTATTACCGGGTCGGCGTGCTCGATCTGCGGAGCCACAAAGTCACCTACCTCCTCGACGACGCTGGGTTCCCGCGATACTCGCCCACCGGGCACATCGTCTTCAGCCGCGGCGACACACTGCTCGCGGTGCCGTTCGATGCCAAGAGTCTGAAGCTGACGGGAGCGCCGGTTCCGATCGCGAACGGCATCCAGACCCAGTACGCCTTCATCCCCGCACAGTTCGGCCTGTCGGACAACGGCGTGCTGATCTACGAGCCGGGCGGCAGGACGGCGGAGACGAGGCACCTCGGCGTCATCGACGCCGCCGGCCGTGTGACGCCGATCATCGACGAGCCCCACGCCTATCAGTCGGTGCGCGCCGATCCCAGCGGCGGCGGCCGCTTCATCGCGACGATCACCAACGGGCATGGGATCGACGAGATGTTCACGGGCCGTGTCGACGAGGGCGGCCTTCGCCGTGTCCAGGCGTACCCGCAAGCCGACATCTTCACGCCGGTGATCGCGTGGGACGGTCACACCGTCTGCTTCGGCCGGCGCGGGCGCGACGCCGACGACGGCTTCTACGTCAAGGATCTCGACGGCACGGCGGAGCCGCGCCGCATCGCCCCCCTTCCACCCAACGCGAACAATCAGACGATCATCGGCGGAGTCACGCGCGACGGCGCGGGGTTCGTCCTCACGCAGCAAGGCGTCGATCAGAAGGGAGACATCTACTACGTCCCGATCCCCGCGCCCGGTGCTCCCCTCTCCCAGCCGAAGGCGATCGTGAGCGGTCCCGCCGACGAGAGCTTTGCGGGTCTCTCCCCGGATGGGCGGTTCCTCGGCTGGATCTCCGACGAGTCGGGCCGGAAGGAGTTGTACGTGGCCACGTTCGGCGCGGGCGGAGCGGTCGGGACGCCGGTGCGCGTGACGAGAGGCGGCGCAGATCAGTTCGTTTGGTACCCGGACGGGCGCGGGGTCCGTTTACGCGATGCGGACGGACGATTCTTCGATCTGCCGCTCACGACCACGCCGTCGATCGTCGCCGGAGCGCCCAAGCTCCTCTTCGAGGGCGCGAAGCCGAACGTCCAGACGGCGAACCTCTTCCCCGACGGACGGCAGCTCCTCCTGATCCGGGGCGAGAACGAGCTGAACGGCGAGGTCGGCCGGCTCGCCGTCGTCCTGGGGTTCAACGATGAATTGGCGGCGAAGATGAAGGCGGCAAGATGA
- a CDS encoding HlyD family efflux transporter periplasmic adaptor subunit, whose protein sequence is MRAPVLLATALALTACTHREPSSFQGYAEGEFVYVGSPVGGRLEKLDVTKGQNVEAGAPLFTLESVQEAAAVAQAEQNLHAARAKLADLGTGKRAPELAVTEAQLEQAQAKAAQSEAALARDTAQLQAGGIARKDLEATQAAHDTDAARVRELQEQLQVARLAARPEQIQAQSSEVAAAQAELDQAKWKLDQKRLAATKPGLVFDTLFREGEWVPAGSPVVRMLPPENVKVRFFVPETLVARFAAGQKLTVRCDGCASPIDAAVSYVSAEPEYTPPVIYSNETRSKMVFMIEARPSDPRKANLRPGQPVQVALP, encoded by the coding sequence ATGAGAGCACCGGTCCTTCTCGCGACGGCTCTCGCGCTCACCGCGTGCACGCATCGCGAGCCGTCGTCGTTCCAGGGATACGCCGAGGGCGAGTTCGTCTACGTCGGCTCGCCGGTCGGCGGGCGTCTCGAGAAGCTCGACGTGACGAAGGGACAGAACGTCGAGGCCGGAGCGCCGCTCTTCACGCTCGAGTCGGTGCAAGAAGCGGCCGCGGTGGCGCAGGCCGAGCAGAACCTCCATGCCGCGCGGGCGAAGCTCGCCGATCTCGGCACCGGCAAGCGCGCGCCCGAGCTCGCGGTGACGGAGGCGCAGCTCGAGCAGGCGCAGGCGAAGGCCGCGCAGTCGGAGGCGGCGCTCGCGCGCGACACGGCGCAGCTCCAGGCGGGCGGGATCGCGCGGAAGGATCTCGAGGCGACACAGGCCGCGCACGACACCGATGCCGCGAGGGTCCGCGAGCTTCAGGAGCAGCTCCAGGTGGCGCGCCTCGCCGCGCGCCCTGAGCAGATCCAGGCGCAGAGCTCGGAGGTCGCGGCGGCGCAGGCGGAGCTCGACCAGGCGAAGTGGAAGCTCGATCAGAAGCGCCTCGCGGCCACGAAGCCCGGACTCGTCTTCGATACGCTGTTCCGCGAGGGTGAGTGGGTGCCCGCGGGGAGCCCCGTCGTGCGGATGCTCCCGCCGGAGAACGTCAAGGTCCGCTTCTTCGTGCCGGAGACCCTCGTCGCGCGGTTCGCCGCCGGGCAGAAGCTCACCGTCCGCTGTGACGGCTGCGCGTCGCCGATCGACGCCGCGGTGAGCTACGTCTCCGCGGAGCCGGAGTACACGCCGCCGGTCATCTACAGCAACGAGACCCGCTCGAAGATGGTCTTCATGATCGAGGCGCGTCCGTCGGATCCGCGCAAGGCGAATCTCCGTCCCGGCCAGCCGGTCCAGGTCGCGCTGCCGTGA
- a CDS encoding ABC transporter ATP-binding protein, producing MSDAPALAIDVRGLNKTFGDKHVVRDVSMQVRRGEIFGFLGPNGSGKTTTIRMMCGLLTPDSGTGTCLGFDILKESDQIKRHVGYMTQRFSFWEDLSIRENLDFVARVYEMRDRKAKVAKALEDLGLASRASQLAGALSGGWKQRLALAACMLHEPELLLLDEPTAGVDPKARRDFWDELHRLAAGGISVLVSTHYMDEAERCHKLAYISYGVLMAQGSAAEIVAAENLTTWTVTGGDLAALSATLQGKPGVEQTAVFGAELHVTGRDAAALEATLRRETANGGFRIERSEVGLEDVFIHLMSRSQDNYGSAA from the coding sequence GTGAGCGACGCCCCCGCGCTCGCGATCGACGTCCGGGGGCTCAACAAGACGTTCGGCGACAAGCACGTCGTGCGCGACGTCTCGATGCAGGTGCGCCGCGGCGAGATCTTCGGCTTCCTCGGCCCGAACGGCAGCGGCAAGACGACGACGATCCGCATGATGTGCGGCCTGCTCACCCCCGACTCGGGCACCGGCACGTGCCTCGGCTTCGACATCCTGAAGGAGAGCGACCAGATCAAGCGTCACGTCGGGTACATGACGCAGCGCTTCTCGTTCTGGGAGGACCTCTCGATCCGCGAGAACCTCGACTTCGTCGCGCGCGTCTACGAGATGCGCGATCGCAAGGCCAAGGTGGCGAAGGCGCTCGAGGATCTCGGGCTCGCCTCGCGCGCCTCCCAGCTCGCGGGAGCGCTCTCGGGCGGCTGGAAGCAGCGGCTCGCGCTTGCGGCGTGCATGCTCCACGAGCCGGAGCTGCTGCTCCTCGACGAGCCGACCGCCGGCGTCGACCCGAAGGCGCGGCGCGATTTCTGGGACGAGCTGCACCGCCTCGCCGCGGGCGGGATCTCGGTTCTCGTGAGCACGCACTACATGGACGAGGCCGAGCGCTGCCACAAGCTCGCCTACATCTCGTACGGCGTCCTCATGGCTCAGGGCAGCGCCGCCGAGATCGTCGCCGCCGAGAACCTGACGACGTGGACGGTGACCGGCGGCGACCTCGCGGCGCTCTCCGCGACGCTCCAGGGGAAACCGGGAGTCGAGCAGACCGCCGTCTTCGGCGCCGAGCTGCACGTGACGGGGCGCGACGCCGCGGCGCTCGAGGCGACCCTGCGCCGCGAGACGGCGAACGGCGGGTTCCGTATCGAGCGCAGCGAGGTCGGCCTGGAAGACGTCTTCATCCATCTCATGTCGCGGTCGCAGGACAACTACGGGAGCGCGGCATGA
- a CDS encoding ABC transporter permease, producing the protein MRRWSFMRLSSIMRKEFLQLRRDRLTFGMIIGIPIVQLMLFGYAINTDPKHLRTAVIQADRSEFTRSYLAAMKTTGYFDFVRELPDEAAGRDALARGEVQFVLNIPAGFTHDLLRGDRPALLLEADATDPSATGLAVASVRELVLAVAKRDLVGPLAPLAGATAPAFDVRVHKLYNPEGLTQRNIVPGLMGVILAMTMVMMTGLAMTRERERGTMENLLATPVRPLEVMVGKIVPYVLIGLVQISIVLTAARWIFGVPIVGSLAAVYVVALVYVAANLTVGITLSSLARNQLQAMQMTFFYFLPSILLSGFMFPFQGMPPWARGIGSLLPLTYFNRLIRGILLKGNGWIDLWPNLWPLLVFIVAVMGIALRFYRKTLD; encoded by the coding sequence ATGAGGCGTTGGTCGTTCATGCGACTCTCGAGCATCATGCGCAAGGAGTTCCTCCAGCTCCGGCGCGACCGGCTCACCTTCGGGATGATCATCGGCATCCCGATCGTGCAGCTCATGCTCTTCGGGTACGCGATCAACACCGATCCGAAGCACCTCAGGACCGCCGTCATCCAGGCCGACCGGAGCGAGTTCACGCGCAGCTACCTCGCGGCGATGAAGACGACCGGCTACTTCGATTTCGTCCGCGAGCTGCCCGACGAGGCGGCGGGAAGGGACGCGCTCGCCCGCGGCGAGGTTCAGTTCGTTCTCAACATCCCCGCCGGCTTCACGCACGATCTCCTGCGGGGCGACAGGCCCGCCCTCCTCCTCGAGGCCGACGCGACCGATCCGTCGGCAACCGGTCTTGCCGTCGCGTCCGTGCGTGAGCTCGTGCTCGCGGTCGCGAAGCGCGACCTCGTCGGCCCCCTCGCGCCGCTCGCCGGGGCGACGGCGCCCGCCTTCGACGTGCGCGTGCACAAGCTCTACAACCCGGAAGGGCTGACGCAGCGAAACATCGTTCCGGGGTTGATGGGCGTCATCCTCGCGATGACGATGGTCATGATGACCGGGCTCGCGATGACGCGCGAGCGCGAGCGCGGCACGATGGAGAACCTCCTCGCCACGCCCGTGCGGCCCCTCGAGGTCATGGTCGGGAAGATCGTCCCGTACGTCCTGATCGGCCTGGTCCAGATCTCGATCGTCCTCACCGCGGCGCGGTGGATCTTCGGCGTGCCGATCGTCGGAAGCCTCGCCGCCGTCTACGTCGTGGCGCTCGTCTACGTCGCCGCGAACCTCACGGTCGGGATCACCCTCTCGTCGCTCGCAAGGAACCAGCTCCAGGCGATGCAGATGACCTTCTTCTACTTCCTGCCGTCGATCCTGCTCTCCGGCTTCATGTTCCCGTTCCAGGGGATGCCGCCGTGGGCGCGCGGCATCGGCAGCCTCCTCCCCTTGACCTACTTCAACCGGCTGATCCGCGGCATCCTCCTCAAGGGGAACGGCTGGATCGACCTGTGGCCGAACCTCTGGCCTCTGCTCGTCTTCATCGTCGCGGTCATGGGGATCGCGCTGCGCTTCTACCGGAAGACCCTCGATTGA
- a CDS encoding efflux transporter outer membrane subunit, with product MRRAIAAGCCLLLVACTVGPDYKAPEPPTVTRYRSESASEPAGPGRDVPAAWWTLFESPALDALVREALEKNPKLEGAQAALRKAQEDVAGKRSARYPQIDARGAVNSVDVNAKSLGAPALPFDTPLTLYDASVSVKYTLDLFGKTRRELEALSARAEYQTFQLEGARLMLAGNVVTAAIRIAALTDQIELTQAIVDVQGKRLEVAQKLESLGGVPHLEVVSQSGDLARTRATLPPLRDQRDKALHRLAIYLGKAPGETELPALRLADLKLPVELPLSLPSELARQRPDIRAAEALLHEASARVGVATANFYPQITLSATAGSLATALGDLLSSGTGFYFIGASLLQPIFHGGQLKAEKRGAVAAFDQAGAAYRETVLTGLQDVADTLSALEHDGTALEERADAAKLADEALTITSQRYDVGGVSYISLLDAQRQHREAVLARAEADAARYADSAALFQALGGGWWTEREKQKEKEKEKTE from the coding sequence ATGCGCCGCGCCATCGCCGCCGGTTGTTGTCTCTTGCTCGTCGCGTGCACCGTGGGGCCCGACTACAAGGCGCCCGAGCCGCCGACCGTCACCCGGTACCGCAGCGAATCCGCGTCCGAGCCGGCCGGCCCCGGGCGCGACGTCCCGGCCGCGTGGTGGACCCTCTTCGAATCGCCCGCGCTCGACGCGCTCGTGCGGGAAGCGCTCGAGAAGAACCCGAAGCTCGAGGGGGCGCAGGCCGCGCTCCGGAAGGCGCAGGAAGACGTCGCCGGCAAGCGCAGCGCCCGCTATCCACAGATCGATGCGCGCGGCGCCGTGAACTCCGTCGACGTGAATGCGAAGTCGCTCGGCGCTCCCGCACTTCCCTTCGACACGCCGCTCACCCTCTACGACGCCTCGGTGAGCGTGAAGTACACGCTCGACCTCTTCGGCAAGACGCGGCGCGAGCTCGAGGCGCTGTCGGCGCGGGCCGAGTACCAGACCTTCCAGCTCGAAGGCGCGCGTCTCATGCTCGCGGGAAACGTCGTCACCGCGGCGATCCGCATCGCGGCCCTCACCGACCAGATCGAGCTGACGCAGGCGATCGTCGACGTGCAAGGCAAGCGGCTCGAGGTCGCGCAGAAGCTCGAGTCGCTCGGCGGCGTCCCGCACCTCGAGGTCGTGAGCCAGTCCGGCGACCTCGCACGCACGCGCGCGACGCTTCCCCCGCTCCGCGACCAGCGTGACAAGGCCCTTCACCGGCTTGCGATCTATCTCGGCAAGGCACCGGGCGAGACGGAGCTTCCCGCGCTCCGCCTCGCCGATCTCAAGCTCCCCGTCGAGCTGCCGCTCTCCCTCCCCTCGGAGCTGGCGCGCCAACGACCGGATATCCGCGCGGCGGAAGCGCTCCTCCACGAGGCGAGCGCGCGGGTCGGCGTCGCGACGGCGAACTTCTACCCGCAGATCACGCTCTCGGCGACCGCCGGCTCGCTCGCAACCGCGCTCGGCGATCTCCTCTCGAGCGGGACCGGCTTCTACTTCATCGGCGCCTCGCTCCTGCAGCCGATCTTCCACGGCGGCCAGCTCAAGGCGGAGAAGCGCGGCGCGGTGGCGGCATTCGACCAGGCGGGCGCCGCTTACCGCGAGACGGTGCTCACAGGACTTCAGGACGTCGCCGACACGCTGAGCGCGCTCGAGCACGACGGCACCGCGCTCGAAGAGAGAGCCGATGCGGCGAAGCTCGCCGACGAGGCGCTCACGATCACCTCGCAGCGCTACGACGTGGGCGGCGTGAGCTACATCTCCCTCCTCGACGCCCAGCGTCAGCACCGCGAGGCGGTCCTCGCGCGTGCCGAGGCCGACGCCGCGCGCTACGCGGATTCCGCCGCGCTCTTCCAGGCGCTCGGCGGCGGATGGTGGACGGAGAGAGAGAAGCAGAAGGAGAAGGAGAAGGAGAAGACCGAATGA
- a CDS encoding acetamidase/formamidase family protein: protein MIAVLLAAEVLRYVPKHEELKYTFGGAAPTHHIKPGTRILSWSEDCFDGALTKPGQKPSEVLVPGHDNPQTGPFYVDGAEPGDTLAIKIEKLEPARDYGLSVAFAGFGALKGSDRTAMLGPELPETVWFYTVDRAKGVARTRSQDGKLSWEVPLAPFLGCLGVSPAYGEVRSTIVPDSFGGNMDCPEVRAGNTVYLGVRVPGGLLSFGDGHYAMGDGEIMGTAIEGAMNVEITVDLIKKRDTPWPRIENADWMMSVGAARPLEDAARVAFKDMVRWVQEKTGLSEMDAYEFVSQNAKAPITEIVDPEYTVTVKIPKARLPK, encoded by the coding sequence ATGATCGCCGTGCTCCTGGCCGCCGAGGTCCTCCGCTACGTCCCGAAGCACGAGGAGCTGAAATACACCTTCGGCGGCGCGGCGCCGACGCACCACATCAAGCCGGGAACGCGCATCCTCTCGTGGAGCGAGGACTGCTTCGACGGGGCGCTTACGAAGCCCGGGCAGAAGCCGAGCGAGGTGCTGGTGCCGGGCCACGACAACCCGCAGACCGGCCCGTTTTATGTCGACGGCGCCGAGCCGGGCGACACGCTCGCGATCAAGATCGAGAAGCTCGAGCCGGCGCGGGACTACGGCCTCTCGGTCGCCTTCGCCGGCTTCGGCGCGCTCAAGGGGTCCGACCGGACCGCGATGCTCGGACCCGAGCTACCGGAGACGGTGTGGTTCTACACGGTCGATCGCGCGAAGGGGGTCGCGCGCACGCGCTCGCAAGACGGCAAGCTGTCGTGGGAAGTTCCGCTCGCCCCGTTCCTCGGCTGCCTCGGCGTCTCCCCCGCCTACGGCGAGGTCCGCTCGACGATCGTCCCCGATTCCTTCGGCGGCAACATGGATTGCCCCGAAGTGCGCGCCGGCAACACGGTCTACCTCGGCGTGCGCGTTCCCGGCGGACTCCTCTCGTTCGGCGACGGCCACTATGCGATGGGCGACGGCGAGATCATGGGCACCGCGATCGAAGGCGCGATGAACGTCGAGATCACCGTCGACCTCATCAAGAAGAGAGACACGCCGTGGCCGCGCATCGAGAACGCCGACTGGATGATGTCGGTCGGCGCCGCGCGCCCGCTCGAAGACGCGGCGCGCGTCGCCTTCAAGGACATGGTGCGCTGGGTGCAGGAGAAGACCGGCCTCTCCGAGATGGACGCCTACGAGTTCGTCTCGCAGAACGCCAAGGCGCCGATCACCGAGATCGT